The Nitrospirota bacterium nucleotide sequence CAAGCGATGGTCGCCCGGAACGAGATGGAGGTCGATCGGAAACGAAGGAGCGAGGCCTCGTAACTGCTCGGCGAACTGACTGCTGCCTTGCGGCAGAATCACATGGTCTTGCTGGCCATGGAGAATGGCCGTACTCACTGGCCGCAGCCGGTCGAAACTCCTGCCCCAATAGGCCTTGCTCTCTTCCACCCACTTCCAGGCGAGAGGATAGTCCCGATGGGCCGGCTCGTCGTCCCAAGGCATCCAACCGGCGGTATGCCAGTCATGGCATCGCTCTGGTGCAATCGATTGCGCCCGCAGGCCCATCATGTTGAACGCCGGTGCGATGAGCAACAACCGCTCGATGCCAGCACATTCCTGCGCCATGAGCCAGGCGATCCAGCCTCCGAGTGAATTGCCAACGATGGTGATCGGCGGTCCGCCCTTGAGCATATTCAGAACGAGCCGCGCATCGGCGATCCAGTCCGAGAGCGTGTAGTCGATGAACCGTCCTTCCGAATCGCCAAAGCCTCGCACATCGTAGCAACAGAACCCCCAGCCTTGTTCTGCACACCATTGCGCGAGTGCTTTGCTCTTATTGCCCCACCGTTTCGAGAGGAAGCCGGTGATGAACAGAATCTGGCGATCCTTCCCCATCGAGCGATCCCCTCGGATCAACTTGCCATCGGCGCCTGCGAGTTCGAACGAAAGCAGGCTACTCATGGATGAGTAACCGCCTTCGTAATGAACGTCCCTAGTCGCTGCAGGACCGCTCTCGGAATCTCGTGCCCACCGCGGAAACTATGCCAGTCAACCGCAAGCCCCCCGTGAGTCAATGCGTCCCGCAGTTTTTCTGCCCCCGCGTAGGGCAGGATCTCATCCTGCGTCCCGTGGCTTTGAAAGACCGGCAGGCCTTTACGCTTGTGGAGTAAGAGGCCCCATTCCTGTGCGGCGAGGAGCGTACCGGACATTTGAATCAACCCGGCATAGGGCTGCGTGGTCCTAAGCATCAGATCGCAGGCCAACATGGCGCCCTGGGAGAATCCCCCCAGGATGGTCTTGCCCGGCTCCGCGCCGAATTTCTGTTCGATTTCTTTCAGGAAGGTCAGCATCGTCTCGCGCACCGTGGCCAGGCCCTTGGGAATGTCTTGCGAGAGGTCGCGTACCCGGCCGGCCGCACGATCCTGCGCAATACGCGCCATATCGATCAGCCACCAGGCCCGCGCATCGTTCGGCCCAAAACTTAACGAGAGCGGACCTTCGGGAAAGAGGAACCTCGTGCCGGCCGGCACGCTCAAGACATCGGCCAGCGAGACGAGATCGTCCCCCGGCGCGCCGAAGCCATGCAGGAGCAGGACGAGCGGACCGCGCCCCCCGCCCTTGCCATCTATGCCGCCCGTGATCCGTGTCCGCAACCCGCCGATTTGTTCTTCGCGCATAAATATCCCGTTATTTCATGTACAAATATTGCAGCAAGGCGACGATGCCATAGAGCGACGACTCGATCACCGGCTGTTGATAGAGGGGTACGAAGGCCCCCTGTTCGTTCTCTTCCACTTCGTCGATCACATACTGGATCTGCTTCACGCGAACATCGTGATCTTTGCCGGATCCCAACGCCTGGACCATCTGGCGGCTGAGCCCTGCCAGCATGGCGGCTTTCGCCTTGCTGGCCGACTGGTACAGCAAGTAGGCACCCATCAGCGCCAGCACGACGTTCAAGGACCAGGACAGGATCAACAGGAGAGGATAGTTCCAGATATCGAAGTAGTCGTTCCGCGCGGCGATCATGACCAACAAGGCGATAAACGGATAACGAATCATGCGGTTGACCACTGCGGTCCGCTGCGCGATCAGATCGACGACGGCCAAGTATTTTAGCTTTTCAAATTCGGCTTTCTGGGTCTGGCCCAGACCATATTCCCGGAGATATTCTTCTTGGACCTGATCGGACCAGCCGCCGGTCGAGGCGGTTACCCAACCGATCCACCGCCGGCACAGCATGACCGCATCGAACACCGCCAGATTGAGCAACACGACGAAACCGGCGCTGCTCAGCGCCATGATCCAATCGATGCCGCAACTCAGCCGGCCGCGGCAGGGATGAATCATTTCCTCGCTCAAGACCCAATGCTGCAAGGGCCACATGACCGAGAGATACACCAGAAACAGGAGGATGGTCCGCAGCACTCGCTGCGACGGGATGCCGGCCTCGCGATACCAGGACCAGGCTTGATCCACCGTCGTCGCCGTCCTGGTCGCAGCCGGATGGTAGACCCGCTGCAAGTTGGTCCAGAAGGTCCGGGGTGACAATCGGCAGCGGCCCGACTCATCCTGAAATAAAAAATCCTCGCTGATCGCGTCGCTGTTCTTGTCTAGATCGCGGAGACCCTTCCCCAGCATGACCAGACAGAGGAGCACGACGAAGAGGCGGAGGAATTCGCTCGGCCAGACGCTGACCCCGGCGGTCCAGGAGAAGGGCTCTCCTTCGTCATGATTGGCTAACAGCGCTTCGGCCCCGCCGAAGGCGACGAAGGCCGAGAACGACGCCACCGCGACGAGGGCCGTGGCCGTCAGCAGACGAGGATGCCGTACGACCCACAGCCAGAGCCGTTCATTGCTCCAGGCGATGACCATGGCGACCAACAACGCCACGACCAACGCCGCCGCAACCGCGGTGTTATCGAATCCGACTCCCTGCTTCAAGGCTCCCAGTTCGTCTGTATGAGCCAGATCCTGCCTGAGAGGGTGGATTGTCCTGATCCCCTCCCGATCTACCGGGCTTATGTCCACCGCCCCGCCGCGACTCACTTCAAAGATCCTGGGGTGAGATCCTGCATCGTAGATGCGGTCGTCCGGCGTCAAGTCGACATGGTACCCCGTCGTGCAGGGTGCGGTCGTGGACGGCTGATGGCCGGCCGGTGCACAAGCGACAAACTGCACCGCTTGCAGGGCGGCCAGGTAGGCCGATGTTTGATAGCTGCTCCGGAACGGAGGCACGTCGCGTTGGAATCCTCCCTCCAATTGCAACCCGAACGGAGAGGCGATCACCATATTGCGTGTCGATTTGTATTCGCTCGAATGGAGGTGGCGCGCATCGAGATCGACGGTAAAAAAGATCGCATGGGGGAACGAGGGCCTGAGGGCCTTGATGATGAGCAGGGCGTCGTAGGGGTCCGTGCCCAGGATGCCGATGGCGCGCGCGCCTTCCCCCTCCTCGTAAATACGCGCGACCAGGGCCCGCACGTAGTCGAGCTGGCTCGTTCCTTCCGGACGGTCCCGCTGATCGTCTTTCAAAACCGTCTTGTCCGCGCGAGCGATTTTCCCCTTCTCTTCGCCCGGCACTTCCCCATCGAGGCCGCCGAGGTAGCTATACCGAAAGACGTTGAGCGTGAGCGACTCGTAGTCGGCGGGACGTTGAATCTGCAAATCGATGGCCTGCGACAGGGTCTGACACCATTTCTTGATGTCCACCGGAACCTGAATCTGTCTCAAATCGGCTTCCGGAAACGTCGCCACCTTCGCACAGGCTGCGGCGCGGAACTCGATGGGCAGAGTCCGCCCGTAAAACGAATCCCATTCCCCGATGAGGATCACCGCGTCCCAGCCGAGCCTTACTTGACGCCGCTCCAATTCCTCAACCAGCGCGCCGAATAGCTGATCGTCCGAGCCGACATCGTAGACGAGGCGAACGTTGGCAAGCGCCAGTCGGCGGTGAAACTCCTGCTCGCACACCTCATAAGTCTTACACGCGGTGCCTTGGCCGCCTTCTGTCTTGAGTCCGTAGGCGAGTAGGCCCTTCATCGCGCTCGTCCAAGGCGAATAGAGCTCGATCGCGCCGTCGACATTCGGCCAGACGCCGATTCCCTCGTGCGGTTCGCCATACAGGTCCCCGGCTTCCTGCAAGAAGCTGCGAAATTCCGACGAACTGCGCGGGCCCATGATTTTGAACGTGACCGCCTGTTGTACCGCCGGATTCAGACGGACTAATTGTCTCTTGTCGTCGGTCAGGAGACAGTCATGTTTCTGTTTCGCCTCTTGGCAGACCAGGGCTTGGGACAGAGAGGTCAGGGTCGCCAAGAATCCACGATTGATAGCCTCTTCCGGCAACCAGACGACCAGAACTGCGGAGGCACGCGAGGCCTCTTCTCCGCAGACGCGTGTCTTCCTTAGGCGATACCATTCATAGGGCAGAGCCGGCGCGGCTCCTTGCGGCTCCCATTCCACGAAGGAGAGATGGCCCTCGTCCTCCGGCACATAACAACCGACGCCCAGTGCGGTGCCGATGGCATAACGATCGCGGATGCGCGACTCGGTGCCTTCGACGTAGGGCCCCCCGCTCGTGGTGACCAGGAGCACGGTAATGCGCTGCCCGTTCCTGGTCCGTTCGGCAATTGTCTGTCTCAGCGCGCCAAGCCGTTGCGAGAGGGTGGATTCCGTTCCGGCCGACTTGCCGGTCGGTCCCGTTCCGCGCAGGCCCCGTTGCACGGCTGCCACCGGATCTTCCCACAAACGCGCACGGACCAACTGTTCACCGGTCGTCGGGTTCATCTCCAGCCCCGTACCGACCGGCCGCGAGCTGCGCAGAGGCTCTTTCACCAGCAACACCCCGGCAATGGCCAGCACGAGCGTGAGGGCTCCCGCCACCGCTAGTTTCGAATCGCCACGCCCTTTAGCCATACACAAGTCCGTTGTCTGTGATGCGCTGCGTGAAAGAGCAGCCTATACAATTTCGCGAGACGGTCCTACGAACTACAACTCACCGAGAGATGTTTGCCCCAATTGGGAGGCGCCGCCGCGTAGGCCTCCATGCCAGGCTGATCATGATAGGGATTCTGCAACAGGATGAGCAGCCGGTCGATTTCAGAAAAGTCCTTCTGCTGCGCCTTCTCGATAGCGGTCTGGGCCAGATAGTTGCGGAGTATGTACTTGGGATTGACGCGGTGCATCCGGACGAGACGATCCTCGTCCCGACTCCCCTCTTCACGCAACCGGTCCTTGTACCGACTCGCCCATTGGTCGAAGGCGGCTCGATCCAGAAAGAAGTCACGAAGCGGCTCGTTCAACGAGGCGACTCCGCTCTGAAAGGAACCCAGCGTTCGAAACACGTTTGTGTAATCGACATGGTGCAGGTGCATGAGGGCCAGGAGGTCCTGGATCAACGAGGCATCCTCTTCCTTCGTCTCGATGAGCCCGAACTTGGCTCGCATCAGCTCCATGTAGCGGCCTTCGCAGAGAGGAGTATACCGATCCAGCGACGCTTTCAGGTCTTCCTTCTCCGCCAACGGGAGGAGCGCCTGCGCCAGACAACTCAGATTCCAGAGCCCGATATAGGGCTGTTGATTGAAGGCGTAGCGGCCGTTGTGGTCGGAATGGTTGCAGATGAAACCGGGGTCGTAGTCGTCGAGAAAGCCGAAGGGGCCATAGTCGAGCGTGAGACCCAGGATCGACATGTTGTCCGTATTCATGACCCCATGCGCCCAACCGACGGCCTGCCATTGCGCGATCAGCCTCGCCGTGCGCTCCACCAGTTCGGCAAAGAAACGGGCATACTTGTCGGTCGCCGCCGCGAGATGCGGATAATGCGTCGCGATCACATAGTCGGCCAGCAGCCTGAGCTGTTCATGTTGCTTTCGATAGTAGAGGATCTCGAACGAGCCGAATCGCACATGCGAAGGCGCCATACGAAGGACGATCGCGCCGGTCTCGACCTGTTCACGGTAGACCTTGTGGTCGCTGCCCACGATGCACAGCGCCCTCGTCGTGGGAATCCCCAAGCCATGCATCGCTTCGCTGCAGAGATATTCGCGGATGGTGGATCGCAACACGGCGCGCC carries:
- a CDS encoding alpha/beta fold hydrolase gives rise to the protein MSSLLSFELAGADGKLIRGDRSMGKDRQILFITGFLSKRWGNKSKALAQWCAEQGWGFCCYDVRGFGDSEGRFIDYTLSDWIADARLVLNMLKGGPPITIVGNSLGGWIAWLMAQECAGIERLLLIAPAFNMMGLRAQSIAPERCHDWHTAGWMPWDDEPAHRDYPLAWKWVEESKAYWGRSFDRLRPVSTAILHGQQDHVILPQGSSQFAEQLRGLAPSFPIDLHLVPGDHRLSSPEHLDLFRRLVVGAT
- a CDS encoding YdiU family protein, with amino-acid sequence MIRHQLETLSFDNTYARLPEAFYAKLNPTPFSEPPYLISFNRAAAELIDLDPEQAKRPEFAGVFGGSMLVPGMEPLAMLYSGHQFGVYVPQLGDGRAILLGEVQNGRGERWDLQLKGAGPTPFSRDGDGRAVLRSTIREYLCSEAMHGLGIPTTRALCIVGSDHKVYREQVETGAIVLRMAPSHVRFGSFEILYYRKQHEQLRLLADYVIATHYPHLAAATDKYARFFAELVERTARLIAQWQAVGWAHGVMNTDNMSILGLTLDYGPFGFLDDYDPGFICNHSDHNGRYAFNQQPYIGLWNLSCLAQALLPLAEKEDLKASLDRYTPLCEGRYMELMRAKFGLIETKEEDASLIQDLLALMHLHHVDYTNVFRTLGSFQSGVASLNEPLRDFFLDRAAFDQWASRYKDRLREEGSRDEDRLVRMHRVNPKYILRNYLAQTAIEKAQQKDFSEIDRLLILLQNPYHDQPGMEAYAAAPPNWGKHLSVSCSS